The following coding sequences lie in one Mycobacterium gordonae genomic window:
- a CDS encoding mammalian cell entry protein encodes MEDQQPAAGDLTDEAPEESRDEAETVQAETAAESEPASETQAAEDDSSDEGETETGPEAEDEAEAEAKPAKPAKPKRVRKPGRLAAVVVALVAALFIGSSAFAAAMVQPYLAERATIEVKLKVARAAANAITTLWSYTPENMDTLADRAGRYLTGDFGAQYRKFVEEKVVGPNKQLKITNSTEVTGVAVESLDGPNATVIVYTNTTATTPLKKNIPSLQYLSYRMSMKREGDRWLVTRMTTITSLDVTPQL; translated from the coding sequence GTGGAAGATCAGCAACCTGCAGCAGGTGATCTGACCGACGAGGCCCCGGAGGAGTCCCGGGACGAGGCCGAGACCGTCCAGGCCGAGACAGCCGCGGAGTCCGAGCCCGCATCGGAAACCCAAGCGGCCGAGGATGATTCGTCGGACGAGGGGGAGACCGAGACCGGGCCCGAGGCGGAGGACGAGGCTGAGGCCGAGGCCAAGCCGGCCAAGCCGGCCAAGCCGAAGAGGGTTCGGAAGCCCGGTCGTCTGGCGGCTGTGGTGGTGGCCCTGGTGGCCGCATTGTTCATCGGGTCCTCGGCGTTCGCGGCTGCGATGGTGCAGCCCTACCTGGCCGAGCGCGCCACCATCGAAGTCAAGCTGAAGGTGGCGCGCGCGGCGGCCAACGCGATCACCACGCTGTGGAGCTACACGCCCGAGAACATGGACACCTTGGCCGACCGCGCGGGCAGATACCTCACCGGCGACTTCGGGGCGCAATACCGCAAGTTCGTCGAAGAGAAGGTCGTCGGACCCAACAAGCAGCTGAAGATCACCAACTCCACCGAGGTCACCGGCGTCGCGGTCGAATCACTCGACGGGCCCAACGCCACCGTGATCGTCTACACCAACACCACGGCTACCACACCACTGAAGAAGAACATCCCGTCGCTGCAATACCTGTCGTACCGGATGTCGATGAAGCGGGAAGGTGACCGCTGGCTGGTCACCCGGATGACCACGATCACCTCGCTGGATGTGACACCGCAGCTGTAG
- a CDS encoding phosphodiester glycosidase family protein, whose amino-acid sequence MASCAALALCLTLAGTTGAPAARAADARELLEQAIAGTRGSYLVYNFGGGHSMPLLDGAGHWYEMNNGGHLMIIKQAASRLQPHLLVDTHQGDQARCENNAGARTAEGLWQASEIYPPLQAWQRMGQPTIAINANFFDVRGQKGGSWRDTGCSSPLGAFVDNTHGQGRANQAVTGTVAYPGKQGLSGGNESWTSLTTMILPVGGAPYVLRPKGREDYDLATPVIADLLNKNAKFVAVAGIGLLSPGDTGQLHDGGPSAARTALAYSKQKDEMYIFEGGSYTPDNIQDLFRGLGSDTAILLDGGGSSAIVLRRDTGGMWAGAGAPKGSCDTRQVLCDSHERALPSWLAFN is encoded by the coding sequence ATGGCGAGCTGTGCCGCCCTGGCTCTATGTCTGACGTTGGCGGGCACCACCGGCGCGCCCGCCGCTCGGGCCGCCGACGCGCGTGAGTTGCTGGAGCAGGCCATCGCGGGCACCCGGGGTTCTTACCTCGTCTACAACTTCGGCGGCGGACACTCGATGCCTCTGCTCGACGGTGCTGGGCACTGGTACGAGATGAACAACGGCGGCCACCTGATGATCATCAAGCAGGCCGCCAGCCGACTGCAGCCGCACCTGTTGGTGGACACCCACCAGGGCGACCAGGCCCGCTGCGAGAACAATGCCGGCGCCCGCACCGCCGAAGGACTGTGGCAGGCATCCGAGATCTACCCGCCGCTGCAGGCGTGGCAGCGCATGGGCCAGCCGACGATCGCGATCAACGCCAACTTCTTCGACGTCCGCGGCCAGAAGGGCGGTTCCTGGCGGGACACCGGGTGCAGTTCGCCGCTGGGCGCTTTCGTGGACAACACCCATGGCCAGGGCCGCGCCAACCAGGCGGTCACCGGCACCGTCGCCTACCCGGGTAAGCAGGGGCTGTCCGGTGGCAACGAATCCTGGACGTCGCTGACGACGATGATCCTGCCGGTGGGCGGCGCGCCATATGTGTTACGGCCCAAGGGTCGAGAGGACTACGACCTAGCCACGCCGGTGATCGCCGACCTGCTGAACAAGAATGCGAAGTTCGTCGCGGTGGCCGGCATCGGGCTGCTGTCCCCGGGCGACACCGGCCAGCTGCACGACGGCGGTCCCAGCGCGGCGCGAACCGCCCTGGCCTACTCGAAACAGAAGGATGAAATGTACATCTTCGAGGGTGGCAGTTACACCCCGGACAACATTCAGGACCTTTTCCGCGGCTTGGGCAGCGACACCGCGATCTTGCTCGACGGCGGCGGCTCGTCGGCGATCGTGCTGCGCCGCGACACCGGGGGCATGTGGGCCGGAGCCGGAGCGCCCAAGGGATCGTGCGATACCAGGCAGGTGCTGTGCGACTCCCATGAGCGGGCGCTGCCGAGCTGGCTCGCCTTCAACTAG
- a CDS encoding YhgE/Pip domain-containing protein yields the protein MSQKHAKHAAPKPNRNTRQLRKVRFWAAPILITLALMSALSALYLGGILNPTTNLRHFPIAVVNQDAGPYGKQISDGVVAGLDKEKFDVRVVSAAEAKQLLDRAQVYGEMVIPPGFSSKLRDLGESALTANRAERPTITISTNPRAGTLGSSIAGQTLNQAASVANSKVGERLSADVAAQTGGAPLAGASVLSLTSPIDIKSTVYNPLPNGTGNGLSAFYYALLLLLAGFTGSIVVSTLVDSMLGYVPAEFGPVYRFAEQVNISRFRTLLVKWGLMVILALATSGVYMAIAHGLGMPITMGWQLWLYGVFAISAVGITSSSLIAVLGSMGLLFSMLVFVILGLPSAGATVPLEAVPPFFRWLAEFEPMHQVFLGVRSLLYLNGHADAGLRQALTMTAIGLVIGLLVGGIITRLYDRKGFHRVPGAIEHAIAAEHQAHHQREMAREPAGEATEIPDADADAEPATNAEPPTDAGPAQPVSETSSGKT from the coding sequence ATGTCTCAGAAACATGCCAAGCACGCGGCGCCCAAACCGAACCGGAACACCAGGCAACTTCGCAAGGTGCGGTTCTGGGCGGCGCCGATCCTGATCACCCTCGCCCTGATGTCGGCGCTGTCCGCACTGTACCTGGGCGGAATCTTGAATCCGACCACCAACCTGCGGCATTTTCCGATCGCCGTGGTCAACCAGGATGCCGGGCCCTACGGCAAGCAGATCAGCGACGGCGTGGTGGCCGGCCTGGACAAGGAGAAGTTCGACGTCCGGGTGGTCTCTGCGGCCGAAGCCAAGCAACTGCTGGACCGGGCGCAGGTCTACGGCGAAATGGTGATACCGCCGGGCTTCTCGTCGAAGCTCCGCGACCTCGGGGAGAGTGCGCTCACCGCCAACCGCGCGGAACGGCCCACCATCACCATCTCCACCAACCCGCGGGCAGGCACACTGGGCTCCAGCATCGCCGGCCAAACGCTGAACCAGGCCGCGTCGGTGGCGAACAGCAAAGTGGGCGAAAGACTTTCGGCTGATGTGGCGGCGCAGACCGGCGGTGCCCCGTTGGCCGGCGCCTCGGTGCTGTCGCTCACCAGCCCGATCGACATCAAGTCGACCGTGTACAACCCGCTGCCCAACGGCACCGGAAATGGGTTGTCGGCCTTCTACTATGCGCTACTACTGTTGCTCGCCGGATTCACCGGCAGCATCGTGGTGAGCACCCTGGTCGACTCGATGCTGGGTTATGTGCCCGCCGAATTCGGCCCGGTCTATCGCTTCGCCGAGCAGGTCAACATCTCTCGGTTCCGCACACTCTTGGTCAAGTGGGGTCTGATGGTGATCCTGGCGCTGGCGACCTCCGGTGTCTATATGGCGATCGCGCACGGGCTCGGAATGCCCATCACCATGGGATGGCAACTGTGGCTCTACGGGGTGTTCGCGATCAGTGCGGTAGGGATCACTTCGAGTTCGCTGATCGCGGTGCTGGGTTCGATGGGCCTGCTGTTCAGCATGCTCGTCTTCGTCATCCTCGGGTTGCCGTCGGCCGGTGCTACGGTGCCGCTGGAGGCGGTGCCGCCGTTCTTCCGCTGGCTGGCCGAATTCGAGCCCATGCACCAGGTATTCCTCGGAGTCCGGTCGCTGCTCTATCTCAATGGACACGCGGACGCCGGACTGCGCCAGGCGTTGACGATGACCGCCATCGGTCTGGTGATCGGATTGTTGGTGGGCGGCATCATCACCCGGCTGTACGACCGCAAAGGTTTCCACCGGGTCCCCGGTGCGATCGAGCATGCCATCGCCGCCGAGCACCAGGCACATCACCAACGCGAGATGGCGCGGGAACCCGCCGGTGAAGCGACCGAGATCCCCGACGCCGACGCCGACGCCGAGCCGGCGACCAACGCCGAGCCGCCGACCGACGCCGGGCCGGCCCAGCCAGTCTCTGAAACTTCAAGCGGCAAAACGTAA
- a CDS encoding pirin family protein, whose translation MPASVDFRPAADRGVTTTPWLQSRHSFSFGDHYQPDNTHFGLLLVNNDDIVSPRTGFDTHPHRDMEILTWVLEGELTHQDSAGNNGTIYPGLAQRMSAGSGILHSEKNDSPTQPVHFVQMWVIPDETAITPSYQQVEIGNRLDNVGLVTVASGIPGRDAALTLHNRAAALHVARLRAGDSVDLPPAPYLHVFAARGRLAVEEEGELGEGDAARLTGGDGRRLTAQQPAEVLVWEMHAKLGG comes from the coding sequence ATGCCTGCCAGCGTGGATTTCCGGCCGGCGGCCGATCGCGGCGTCACGACGACACCCTGGTTGCAGTCCCGGCACTCCTTCTCCTTCGGAGACCATTATCAGCCGGACAACACACATTTCGGCCTGCTGCTGGTGAACAACGACGACATCGTCTCGCCACGAACGGGTTTCGACACCCACCCACACCGGGACATGGAGATCCTCACCTGGGTGCTGGAAGGTGAACTGACCCATCAGGATTCCGCCGGAAACAACGGGACCATCTACCCCGGTCTGGCCCAACGCATGTCAGCGGGCAGCGGAATCCTGCATTCGGAGAAGAACGACTCGCCCACCCAGCCAGTGCATTTCGTGCAGATGTGGGTGATTCCCGACGAGACGGCCATCACACCTAGCTATCAGCAGGTCGAGATCGGCAATCGCCTGGACAACGTCGGCTTGGTCACTGTCGCGTCGGGCATTCCGGGCCGTGACGCCGCCCTGACTCTGCACAACCGCGCCGCGGCGCTGCATGTCGCACGACTACGCGCCGGGGACTCCGTCGACCTCCCGCCCGCGCCCTACCTGCACGTATTCGCGGCGCGTGGCCGCCTCGCCGTCGAGGAGGAAGGTGAGCTGGGCGAAGGAGACGCGGCCCGGCTCACCGGCGGGGACGGCAGACGGCTCACCGCCCAACAGCCTGCCGAAGTGCTGGTCTGGGAGATGCACGCGAAGCTGGGCGGCTGA